From Lolium perenne isolate Kyuss_39 chromosome 5, Kyuss_2.0, whole genome shotgun sequence, a single genomic window includes:
- the LOC127304830 gene encoding uncharacterized protein — translation MVHSGHGAEIEALLRQQQELVTQLRALILPQLHSVDSGSAELALQLFDDVIGCNTSLVSKLFSVRGGAAAEPVDDKSLVRKNSASTTANDDVIHERMEKQGMPSRSAGGKRRRNDGKRSRSLVTNVPDYDGHQWRKYGQKNINGSQHARSYYRCTYTERNCPATKTIQQQDKDRGSANYSTDANGDEAAKYTVVYYGDHTCKASDIISNNNTSDCLPDLVDTGCRSSGKTAQLTADITEWETELDVPALLEVFNNSLLNWEMI, via the exons ATGGTTCATAGCGGACATGGTGCCGAGATCGAGGCGCTGCTGCGGCAGCAGCAGGAGCTCGTGACCCAGCTCCGGGCGCTCATCCTTCCACAACTCCACAGCGTCGATAGTGGATCTGCCGAGCTCGCCCTCCAGCTCTTCGACGATGTGATCGGCTGCAACACCAGCTTAGTATCAAAGCTCTTCAGTGTTCGTGGTGGAGCGGCCGCTGAGCCTGTCGACGACAAGTCCTTGGTGAGGAAGAACAGTGCTAGCACTACTGCTAATGATGATGTCATCCATGAAAGAATGGAGAAACAGGGGATGCCTAGTAGGAGTGCTGGTGGAAAGAGAAG GAGGAACGATGGTAAGCGATCAAGATCACTCGTCACAAATGTCCCGGATTATGATGGTCACCAGTGGAGAAAATATGGGCAGAAGAACATCAACGGAAGCCAACATGCTAG GAGCTACTACAGATGCACCTACACAGAACGGAACTGTCCAGCAACCAAGACAATCCAGCAGCAGGATAAAGACCGCGGCAGTGCTAATTATTCCACAGATGCCAATGGGGATGAAGCTGCAAAATACACTGTGGTGTACTACGGTGATCACACCTGCAAGGCCAGCGACATCATAAGCAACAACAACACTAGCGACTGTCTGCCCGATCTTGTAGATACTGGCTGTCGCAGCAGTGGGAAAACAGCACAATTAACGGCAGATATCACAGAGTGGGAGACGGAATTGGATGTACCGGCTCTGCTAGAAGTGTTCAACAATTCTCTTCTTAATTGGGAGATGATATGA